The Candidatus Woesearchaeota archaeon genome includes the window CTGGTTGATCTGAGGGATAAGATAAACAGGTATTTCAAGTTCAGCGCTGAAGAGACTAAAGGGCTGATGATTTCCATACTGGTTGTTGCTTTTATAGTTTCTTTCAGGAAATGGGGGCCTGGCGCAGAATTTAACCTGATCTTTGGCTTGAAGAATTTGTTTATTTCTATATTGCTTGTTGCGCTGATAGTTCTGATCAACCAGGTTGGCCATAGGGTGATTGGCTTGAATTTTGGCTATAGAGTAGAGTACAAAATGTGGTGGTATGGCTTGCTTATTGGCCTGCTTCTTGTATTTGTGAGCAGGGGATATATATGGTTTTTAGCTCCAGGGGGAATTTTCATACATATGCTGCCTCAGCACAGATTGGGCAAGTTCCGTTACGGGCCAAATACCACATTGTTCAGCCATACTTCATTAGCAGGGCCTATTGCAGGCATTTTATTCGGAGCTATTCTGAAGACAATAGATTTATGGTTCCTCCATATTAATTCAGCTGCAATACAGCAGATATTCCTAATTGGCCTTGTTTACGGAGCGTATCAATTACTGCCTATTCCGCCTTTGGCAGGAAGCAGGATTTTCTTTGCTTCAAGGCTCATGTATGTTTTTGTAGCATCCAGCATAATTGCTTATGCAGTTTTATTTGCATATTTGAATATATATTCCTTTGTCTTTGCATTATTTATTGGCGCTATTTGCTGGCTGATATTCTATATAACTTTTGAGAACAAGGTAACATGACGAAACTATTCAAAAACAAGAAAGGGTATGATTTTTATACAGACTGGGCTGAGACTGTTGCAATTATAGTGCTTGTTGCAGGGTTTTACCTTTCAGCTTCTGCCGGCTCTGCCTTTTTGCAGTATGTTACTGCATTCTTATGCGGCTTAATGACCGGAAGGATGTGGTTTTACAGGAAAAAAAGATTAAAGGTGCCTTTTATCCTTGGCTTTATATTTTTCCTGATTGGATTTGTATTAGGAGTTTTTATCAGGGGATTTGGAAGCGTGATAGTAATATTAATTCTGTTTATTCTGGCTAATGTTATAAGCTATTATGCGCATGAAAAAGGATATGTAAGATGATTGTTAAGCTTTGTGAGAATATATATAAGCTGAGTGCTGACTCGAATGTTTATCTTCTTGAGAATGAGAAGATTGTGGTTGATACAGGACCAAGAAGCAAGAGAAGCGAGCTGCTGAGATTTCTGGATAAGGTCATTCCCTTGAATGAAGTGATAAAAGTTTATTTTACTCATTTGCATTATGACCATATTGGAAATTTTGATTTGTTTGCGAATGCGGAGTTTTTTGCCGGTGCTGCTGAGATTGAGGATTTTAAGAAAGATAAGAAAGCGGCTATTTTAGATGATGATATGGTCCAGAAGTTTAATTCTGAGCTGAAAACTGCTGTTTCTGATGAGGTTTTTCAGGTGATTGAAACGCCAGGGCATACGCGCGGATCAATATGCTTATTTTATCCAAAGCAGTTTGTCTTGTTTACAGGCGATACATTGTTCAACAAAAAGATGCTTGGCAGAGTGGATCTGCCGACTTCTGTGCCTGCTGAGATCAAGAAATCGATTGTTAAATTGCTTGGCTGCAATTTCAAGATATTGGCGCCAGGGCATGATTATTGAAAGTTTTGCAGCCTGTAATAAGTATGATGTTTTCCTTTTTGTGTCTTCTTGGTTTTTTTAAATCCAAATTGTTCATAAAACGAAACAGACGATTTAGGGCTCATCAAATAGATTCTTTTGTTTATAAAATCTTTAAGAATTTTTTTGATTATTCTTGTTCCCGTCCCTTTTTTCCTGTAATTTTTACATATAGCCATTCTTTGGATTCTGTAAATGTTCCCTTCTTTTCTTACTCTGGCAGTTCCAATCACTTTATTACCTTGTTTAGCAACATAGATTTTTGAAGTAAGATCATATTTATCTGGTTCTGATTTGAATATTGAATATCTATTTTCAGAAACAAGCACTTTTCTTCTTAGAAAAATGACTTGCAGCACTTCGTCCTTTGTTTTTGCTTCTTTTATTAAGACCA containing:
- a CDS encoding MBL fold metallo-hydrolase, with product MIVKLCENIYKLSADSNVYLLENEKIVVDTGPRSKRSELLRFLDKVIPLNEVIKVYFTHLHYDHIGNFDLFANAEFFAGAAEIEDFKKDKKAAILDDDMVQKFNSELKTAVSDEVFQVIETPGHTRGSICLFYPKQFVLFTGDTLFNKKMLGRVDLPTSVPAEIKKSIVKLLGCNFKILAPGHDY
- a CDS encoding GNAT family N-acetyltransferase, yielding MVLIKEAKTKDEVLQVIFLRRKVLVSENRYSIFKSEPDKYDLTSKIYVAKQGNKVIGTARVRKEGNIYRIQRMAICKNYRKKGTGTRIIKKILKDFINKRIYLMSPKSSVSFYEQFGFKKTKKTQKGKHHTYYRLQNFQ